The following coding sequences lie in one Trichoderma breve strain T069 chromosome 1, whole genome shotgun sequence genomic window:
- a CDS encoding MCM2/3/5 family domain-containing protein, with amino-acid sequence MDSFMLQDDGVRDRIRQAEEFLVPNDPHARSYRSDIILMLRKNQRRLTVNIDHVRDHNAEFAQEILQKPFDYTLAFNHALKEIVQTLPQARPDQTARDTVYYCAWAGNFGLNACNPRTLSSQHLNHMVSVEGIVTRCSLIRPKVVRSVHYNEIKDKFHFREYQDQTMTNGVTTSSVYPQEDDDGNPLTTEYGFCTYRDHQTISIQEMPERAPAGQLPRGVDVILDDDLVDQVKPGDRIQLVGIFRTLGNRNANHNSALFKTVVLANNVVLLSSKSSGGVATASITDTDIRNINKVAKKKDLLGLLSQSLAPSIYGHDYVKKAILLMLLGGVEKNLENGTHLRGDINILMVGDPSTAKSQLLRFVLNTAPLAIATTGRGSSGVGLTAAVTTDKETGERKLEAGAMVMADRGVAGIHTSLNARCSVIAAANPIFGQYDPHKDPHRNIALPDSLLSRFDLLFVVTDDIEDARDRQVSEHVLRMHRYRQAGTEEDVYEKYDAMLHAGVTRTLGRGSNKKTEILSIPFMKKYIQYAKRIKPVLSQEASDRIADIYVGLRNDDLEGNQRRTSPLTVRTLETIIRLATAHAKSRLSSRVEERDAIAAEGILRFALFKEIVEDSSRRKRRRTQAAGLVSSSGESGDDDSDEEGDEQSQSTTQPSRGASRQPTTRMQTRNSRLNGTNGSTSQNSGRQTQAVEADMGSSSHPSHDLDTQSSFASSLPASQVLPQTQGEVEDEGLASAASNLEIEDVALTPQRLSAFRTNLGQLLNTSVFEDDSAPLDAVIQAINDRIGGNDGGAFSKPEAVQALKKLEEANHIMFGDGDVIYKI; translated from the exons ATGGACTCGTTTATGCTTCAGGATGATGGCGTGAGAGACCGCATTCGCCAGGCTGAGGAGTTTTTGGTTCCCA ACGATCCTCATGCTCGCAGTTATAGATCAGATATTATTTTGATGTTACGCAAGAATCAGCGTCGCCTTACCGTCAACATAGACCACGTCCGAGATCACAACGCAGAATTCGCACAAGAGATTCTTCAGAAACCCTTCGACTATACTCTTGCCTTCAACCATGCCCTCAAGGAAATTGTGCAGACGCTGCCTCAAGCCAGGCCTGACCAAACAGCGAGGGACACAGTTTATTATTGCGCGTGGGCTGGAAACTTTGGCCTCAACGCCTGCAATCCCCGCACGCTGTCTTCGCAGCATTTGAATCACATGGTGTCCGTGGAAGGCATTGTAACGAGATGCTCCCTGATCAGGCCCAAGGTTGTGCGGAGCGTTCACTACAACGAAATCAAGGACAAATTTCATTTTCGAGAATACCAAGACCAGACCATGACCAACGGAGTCACCACTTCTAGCGTCTACCcgcaagaagatgacgatggaaACCCTCTTACCACGGAGTATGGCTTCTGTACCTACCGTGATCATCAGACAATATCCATCCAAGAGATGCCTGAACGAGCCCCTGCTGGTCAACTCCCCCGCGGTGTTGACGtcatcttggatgatgatttggtTGATCAGGTAAAACCTGGTGATAGAATCCAGCTTGTTGGCATCTTTCGCACACTGGGTAACAGGAACGCCAACCACAACAGTGCGCTCTTCAAGACAGTCGTTTTGGCTAATAACGTCGTCCTTTTGTCGTCCAAGTCTAGTGGCGGGGTAGCTACTGCCTCGATTACTGATACGGACATCcgcaacatcaacaaggttgccaagaagaaggatctTCTCGGTCTTCTCTCACAGTCACTTGCTCCTAGCATCTACGGCCATGACTATGTCAAAAAGGCCATTTTACTCATGCTTCTGGGAGGAGTGGAAAAGAACCTCGAGAATGGTACCCATCTTAGAGGAGATATTAATATCTTAATGGTTGGCGATCCTTCTACCGCCAAATCCCAGCTTCTACGATTCGTCCTCAACACGGCGCCACTGGCTATTGCAACAACAGGTCGCGGTTCCTCCGGTGTTGGTTTGACAGCCGCCGTGACTACAGACAAGGAAACTGGAGAACGAAAGCTAGAGGCTGGCGCTATGGTCATGGCTGATAGGGGAGTC GCAGGTATTCACACATCATTGAATGCCCGCTGCTCTGTTATTGCAGCCGCCAATCCCATTTTCGGTCAATACGATCCTCATAAGGACCCCCACAGGAATATTGCGCTGCCAGACTCCCTGCTGTCTCGATTCGATTTACTCTTTGTTGTCACCGATGACATCGAAGACGCCAGGGACAGGCAAGTTTCTGAACACGTATTGCGCATGCACAGGTATCGCCAGGCCGGTACTGAGGAGG ATGTCTATGAAAAGTACGACGCAATGCTGCATGCGGGTGTGACCCGAACATTGGGTCGAGGGTCCAACAAAAAGACGGAGATCCTAAGCATACCCTTTATGAAGAAGTATATTCAATATGCTAAGCGGATCAAGCCTGTCCTTTCCCAAGAAGCATCGGATCGAATTGCCGACATCTATGTTGGTCTTCGAAATGACGATTTGGAAGGAAACCAAAGGCGGACGAGTCCTCTCACAGTTCGTACTCTTGAGACAATCATCCGATTAGCTACTGCTCACGCCAAGTCACGACTATCCAGTCGGGTGGAAGAGCGAGATGCTATTGCCGCAGAGGGTATCTTGCGGTTTGCGCTCTTCAAAGAAATCGTGGAGGATAGCTCACGGAGAAAGCGTAGACGTACACAAGCTGCCGGCCTGGTCTCGTCCAGCGGTGagagtggtgatgatgatagcGACGAAGAAGGCGATGAGCAAAGCCAATCCACCACCCAACCGAGCAGAGGCGCCTCTCGACAGCCAACTACACGCATGCAGACTAGAAATTCGAGGCTCAATGGAACAAACGGATCTACAAGCCAGAACTCGGGCCGTCAAACCCAGGCAGTGGAAGCCGACATGGGCAGCAgctctcatccatctcacgATTTAGATACACAGAGCTCCTTCGCATCGTCACTACCCGCTTCTCAGGTTCTACCTCAGACCCAAGGTGAAGTCGAGGATGAAGGTCTAGCTAGCGCCGCCAGCAACCTGGAGATTGAGGATGTTGCACTCACGCCTCAGCGATTATCAGCCTTTAGAACAAACCTGGGGCAGTTGCTTAATACCAGCGTGTTTGAAGATGATTCGGCCCCTCTCGACGCAGTGATTCAAGCCATCAACGATAGAATTGGTGGCAACGATGGAGGTGCTTTTAGCAAGCCCGAAGCTGTCCAGGCGCTCAAGAAACTGGAGGAAGCAAATCACATCAT GTTTGGTGACGGCGATGTTATTTACAAGATTTAA
- a CDS encoding pfkB family carbohydrate kinase domain-containing protein, whose protein sequence is MGDRIDSDPAEESEQQLEQNADIDFVTFGMLIIDDIDFPPPTPPRNNVLGGGGSYAALGARLFSPQPLSTTVGWIVDQGSDFPPSVTSLIDSWNTSAVVRHDADRLTTRGWNGYDGPGDKREFKYLTPKKRITSDDLPPNLIQSKSFHLVCSPSRCQELVTTLISRRKEASPPDTYTKPIFVWEPVPDLCTPDELLNLTNTLPLVDVLSPNHSELAGFMGDDGLDPVTGDISTKAVERYCEQLLDSMPLQSFAIVVRAAHKGCYVVKNGGRKRRPGQSTKTARKKNYTRGGLRPDIDMTALLADLIRDEDGGIVRDEFEVDPGVERWIPAYFKDSSDVVDPTGGGNTFLGALCVALARGKSYEEAAVWGNVAASFAVQQVGMPTLESEEGKPETWNGCVVLDRLREFEARL, encoded by the exons ATGGGCGATCGCATAGACTCGGATCCCGCAGAGGAGTCCGAGCAGCAACTGGAGCAAAATGCCGACATTGACTTTGTGACCTTTGGCATGCTCATTATCG ATGATATTGATTTCCCTCCTCCAACGCCGCCTCGCAACAACGTTCTTGGAGGTGGTGGCTCTTATGCTGCCCTTGGCGcccgcctcttctctcctcagcCGCTTTCGACGACGGTGGGATGGATTGTCGACCAGGGCTCCGACTTCCCGCCGTCTGTCACTTCGCTGATCGACAGCTGGAACACTTCGGCCGTGGTGCGCCATGATGCCGACCGATTGACCACTCGAGGATGGAACGGGTACGATGGCCCGGGTGACAAGCGCGAGTTTAAGTATCTGACGCCCAAGAAACGCATCACGAGCGATGATCTGCCGCCCAATCTGATCCAGTCCAAGTCCTTTCACCTCGTCTGTTCCCCGAGTCGCTGCCAGGAATTGGTCACCACCCTCATCTCTCGCCGCAAGGAAGCTTCGCCTCCCGATACATATACCAAGCCAATCTTCGTTTGGGAGCCTGTGCCCGACCTCTGCACGCCTGACgagctcctcaacctcaccaacACTCTGCCTCTGGTGGACGTCCTCAGTCCAAACCACAGCGAGCTTGCTGGTTTCATGGGCGACGATGGCTTGGACCCTGTCACCGGAGACATCTCTACGAAGGCTGTTGAGCGCTACTGTGAGCAGCTTCTAGACAGCATGCCACTGCAATCGTTCGCCATTGTTGTGCGAGCTGCTCACAAGGGCTGCTATGTGGTCAAGAATGGCGGACGCAAGCGCCGACCTGGCCAGAGCACCAAAACGGCTCGAAAAAAGAATTATACACGAGGCGGACTGCGGCCCGATATCGACATGACGGCTCTATTGGCCGATCTTATCCGTGACGAAGATGGTGGCATCGTTCGCGATGAGTTTGAAGTCGACCCTGGCGTCGAGCGATGGATCCCAGCCTACTTCAAGGATAGCAGCGACGTCGTCGATCCTACGGGTGGTGGCAACACTTTTCTTGGTGCTCTGTGCGTTGCTTTGGCTCGTGGGAAGAGCTacgaagaagctgccgtTTGGGGGAATGTCGCAGCTAGTTTCGCGGTGCAACAGGTGGGCATGCCGACGCTGGAAAGCGAGGAGGGTAAACCAGAGACTTGGAACGGATGCGTTGTACTAGACCGACTGCGCGAGTTTGAGGCAAGACTTTAG
- a CDS encoding choline/Carnitine o-acyltransferase domain-containing protein — protein sequence MAPPKRNSSSLPAGYVEDKSKGAMLRFQDSLPRLPVPTLEETAKRYLKSLHPIISASELEKSTAAVSEFIKPGGVGSKLQQKLVAKAQDPKTKNWMYEWWNDAAYLSYRDPVVPYVSYFYSHRDDPKRRNPAKRAAALTSAVLEFKKLVDSGSLEPEYMKKLPICMDSYKWMFNASRVAAKPADYPIKFSHEENKHIVVIRKNQFFKIPHEVAGKQLNASELEAQFNRVYQIAKRVSPVGALTSENRDVWTDARELLISASPKNKAALEAIESSSFVVCLDDASPVTLEERAHQYWHGDGANRWYDKPLQFIVNDNGTSGFMGEHSMMDGTPTHRLNDYINDLIFRNKIDLSDPSVRSDLPEPQPINFDITPEIQSEIDRAVTDFNNVIGQHQLAVQAYQAYGKGLIKQFKCSPDAYVQMIIQLAYFKMYGKNRPTYESAATRRFQLGRTETCRSVSDESVAWCKSMADHSVDDKSRVDLFRKAIAAHIEYISAASDGKGVDRHLFGLKKLLEPGEEVPAIYKDPAYGYSSSWYLSTSQLSSEFFNGYGWSQVIDGGFGIAYMINENSINFNVVSKGLGSERMSYYLNEAAGEMRDLLVPTLEPPKAKL from the exons ATGGCACCACCTAAACGCAACAGCAGCTCGCTGCCTGCCG GCTATGTCGAGGACAAATCGAAGGGCGCAATGCTCAGATTCCAAGACTCGCTTCCTCGCCTCCCAGTTCCGACCCTCGAAGAGACCGCCAAGCGGTATCTCAAGAGCTTACACCCCATCATCTCTGCTAGCGAGCTCGAGAAGAGCACAGCGGCCGTCTCCGAGTTCATCAAACCCGGCGGAGTTGGCAGCAAACTCCAGCAGAAGCTCGTTGCTAAGGCCCAAGAccccaagacaaagaacTGGATGTACGAGTGGTGGAACGATGCCGCGTACCTGAGTTACCGCGACCCGGTAGTGCCGTATGTCAGCTACTTCTACTCGCACAGAGATGATCCCAAGCGGCGCAACCCCGCCAAGCGGGCTGCGGCGCTCACCAGCGCTGTCCTCGAGTTCAAGAAGCTTGTCGACAGCGGCAGCCTCGAGCCGGAGTACATGAAGAAACTGCCCATTTGCATGGATAGCTACAAGTGGATGTTCAACGCGAGCCGTGTTGCCGCTAAGCCCGCGGATTACCCCATCAAGTTCTCTCacgaagaaaacaagcacATTGTTGTGATTCGCAAGAATCAGTTCTTCAAGATCCCCCATGAAGTTGCTGGTAAGCAGCTCAATGCCTCAGAGCTTGAGGCCCAGTTCAACCGTGTCTATCAAATCGCAAAGCGAGTTTCGCCCGTGGGAGCGTTGACCTCAGAAAACCGAGATGTCTGGACAGATGCGCGTGAGCTGCTGATTTCAGCCAGCCCCAAGAACAAGGCAGCTCTGGAGGCCATTGAGTCCTCCTCTTTCGTGGTCTGCCTGGACGATGCGTCCCCTGTTACCTTGGAGGAGCGCGCCCACCAGTACTGGCATGGCGATGGCGCCAACCGCTGGTATGACAAGCCTCTCCAGTTCATTGTCAACGACAACGGCACATCGGGCTTCATGGGCGAGCACTCAATGATGGATGGCACACCGACACATCGCCTGAACGACTACATCAATGATCTCATCTTCAGAAACAAGATTGATCTTTCAGACCCCAGCGTCCGATCTGACTTGCCCGAACCTCAGCCCATCAACTTTGACATTACGCCCGAAATCCAAAGCGAAATCGACCGTGCCGTTACCGACTTTAACAACGTCATTGGACAGCACCAGCTTGCCGTTCAGGCGTACCAGGCCTACGGCAAGGGCCTCATCAAGCAGTTCAAGTGCTCACCAGACGCATATGTACAGATGATCATCCAGCTTGCCTACTTCAAGATGTACGGCAAGAACCGACCAACATATGAATCTGCTGCTACTCGACGCTTCCAGCTGGGTCGTACCGAGACGTGCCGTAGTGTTTCCGACGAGTCAGTCGCTTGGTGCAAATCAATGGCAGACCACTCAGTCGATGACAAGTCGCGAGTCGACCTTTTCCGAAAAGCCATTGCGGCTCACATCGAGTACATCTCCGCCGCCTCAGATGGAAAGGGCGTTGACAGGCACCTCTTTGGACTCAAGAAGCTCCTTGAGCCTGGTGAGGAAGTCCCGGCCATCTACAAGGATCCCGCATACGGCTACTCTTCGTCGTGGTATCTATCCACTTCGCAGCTCAGCTCAGAGTTCTTCAACGGCTACGGATGGAGTCAGGTGATTGATGGAGGATTTGGAATTGCCTACATGATCAATGAGAACAG CATCAACTTCAACGTTGTATCAAAGGGTCTTGGAAGCGAGCGGATGAGCTACTATCTTAACGAGGCAGCGGGCGAGATGCGAGATTTGCTGGTTCCTACACTGGAGCCTCCCAAGGCCAAGCTATAA
- a CDS encoding major facilitator superfamily domain-containing protein — protein sequence MHQEQDAYRKRLIASVAATVISLACGTNYVYSAWAPQFAEKLRLSTTESNLIGLFGNLGMYTLGIPIGMFVDDRGSRPAVLAGAFFLAIGYIPLCLSFEKAAGSVPVLCFFSYLTGLGGCMAFAGAVKTSALNWPSHRGTATAFPLAGFGLSAFFFSFLGAVFFPGSTSSFLMLLAWGSFGLTFSGYFFLKVYPQVSYQEVPTQASASQPSRERARSITEPGTSSNSDAVDPNLDTSPRTPPAPDASRAAIFSDTEAGEDPLIDETSTLMPEAVTADIVGRSSVDQDVSHRVDIRGVKLLFSLDFWQLFSMMAILAGTGLMTINNIGNDANALWKHYDPSVDEPFLVSHQQIHVSILSVFNFVGRLLSGIGSDYLVKTLRASRIWCLAVACLIFLLAQICALQIEMPQKLVFVSGLSGLAYGFLFGVFPSIVAETFGIRGLSQNWGFMMLAPVVSGNVFNLLYGRIYDHHSIVEPDGTRSCDDGIACYRGAYTVTATANALGLVLTLYIIHHQRARYLKGKDKLDEED from the exons ATGCATCAGGAACAAGACGCATACCGTAAGCGGCTTATCGCTTCGGTCGCTGCGACGGTCATCTCCCTGGCCTGCGGCACAAAC TACGTCTATTCGGCATGGGCGCCTCAGTTCGCCGAGAAGCTCAGGCTTTCCACAACGGAGAGCAACTTGATCGGCCTGTTCGGCAACCTGGGCATGTACACTCTGGGCATTCCCATTGGCATGTTTGTGGACGACCGTGGATCAAGACCTGCTGTGCTTGCCGGCGCCTTTTTCCTGGCTATTGGCTATATCCccctctgcctctccttTGAGAAAGCCGCGGGCTCTGTCCCCgtgctctgcttcttctcctatCTGACTGGCCTGGGCGGTTGCATGGCATTTGCAGGTGCTGTCAAGACATCTGCCCTCAACTGGCCGAGCCATCGCGGAACGGCTACGGCCTTCCCGCTGGCTGGATTTGGGCTCAgcgcctttttcttctcatttctCGGCGCTGTTTTCTTCCCCGGGAGCACCAGCTCCTTTCTGATGCTCCTGGCATGGGGCAGTTTTGGCCTGACTTTCTCCGGCTATTTCTTCCTAAAGGTATACCCTCAGGTATCCTATCAGGAGGTGCCCACCCAGGCATCCGCATCACAACCTTCTCGAGAGAGGGCGCGCAGCATAACCGAACCTGGTACGTCATCTAATTCCGATGCTGTTGACCCAAACCTGGACACATCACCTCGGACCCCTCCAGCACCCGACGCCAGTCGCGCCGCTATCTTCAGTGACACCGAAGCTGGTGAAGATCCTCTGATTGACGAGACATCAACTTTGATGCCCGAGGCTGTAACTGCAGACATAGTTGGGCGCAGTAGTGTTGATCAAGACGTGTCTCATCGAGTAGATATACGAGGTGTAAAGCTCCTGTTCAGCCTGGACTTCTGGCAGCTGttctccatgatggcaatcCTCGCTGGAACTGGCCTCATGACTATCAA CAATATTGGAAATGACGCAAACGCTCTCTGGAAACATTATGACCCCTCGGTCGACGAGCCGTTCCTTGTTAGCCATCAAcagatacatgtatccaTCCTCTCCGTCTTCAACTTCGTTGGAAGATTGCTAAGTG GAATTGGCTCTGATTATCTGGTCAAAACTCTTCGTGCTAGTCGTATCTGGTGCCTTGCCGTGGCCTGTCTCATCTTTCTTCTGGCTCAAATCTGTGCCCTACAAATCGAGATGCCGCAGAAACTTGTATTTGTTTCAGGCCTTTCCGGCTTAGCCTATGGTTTCCTTTTCGGCGTCTTCCCCTCCATTGTTGCAGAGACGTTTGGCATCCGCGGGCTGAGTCAAAATTGGGGTTTCATGATGTTGGCTCCTGTTGTCTCGGGGAATGTATTCAATCTGCTGTATGGAAGGATCTATGATCACCACAGCATCGTCGAGCCTGATGGCACGAGATCCTGCGACGATGGTATTGCATGTTATCGCGGTGCGTATACTGTTACCGCGACCGCGAATGCTCTAGGATTAGTCCTCACCCTGTATATCATTCACCACCAGAGGGCCCGGTATCTGAAGGGGAAAGACAAGCTAGACGAGGAAGACTGA
- a CDS encoding serine incorporator (Serinc) domain-containing protein gives MGALLSLPLLAVPSMGTVVSCFASCCGAATCSMVCSACGKCGNSIATRIAYALLLLVNSILAWIMLTDWAIEKLQHLALDYVKINCPTGQCYGWLAAHRINFALGLLHLIFAGLLFGVRSSKNPRAAIQNGYWGPKIIAWLALIVMSFLIPDKFFMFWGNYVSFGAAMLFLILGLILLVDLAHSWAEYCLGQIEETDSRVWRIVLVGSTLGMYLASIAMTVVQYIFFAQGSCTMNQTAITVNLILWLIISVVSVNPTVQEYNPKAGLAQAAMVAVYCTYLTMSAVSMEPDDKNCNPLVRAQGTRTTSVVIGAIVTMLTVAYTTTRAATQSLGLGGNGNGIQLPEDDEHDLVTQQPIHRREMRAEALRRAVEEGSLPADALLSDDESDDGANHAHDDERSSTQYNYSMFHIIFFLATAWVSTLLTLNFEESTRDGQFATVGRTYGASWVKIVSAWICHGMYIWTLVAPILLPERFDS, from the exons ATGGGCGCCCTTCTATCTCTACCGCTGCTCGCGGTACCCAGCATGGGCACG GTAGTATCCTGCTTCGCCAGCTGCTGTGGTGCGGCAACATGCTCCATGGTCTGTAGCGCGTGTGGCAAATGCGGTAACAG CATAGCTACGCGTATCGCCTACGCTCTACTTCTCCTCGTCAACTCCATCTTAGCATGGATTATGCTCACAGACTGGGCCATCGAGAAACTTCAACATCTCGCGCTTGACTACGTCAAAATCAACTGCCCCACGGGACAGTGCTATGGGTGGCTGGCTGCCCATCGAATCAACTTTGCTCTCGGACTTCTACACCTCATCTTCGCTGGTCTTCTCTTCGGTGTCAGATCCTCCAAAAATCCTCGAGCCGCTATACAAAATGGTTACTGGGGACCTAAGATTATCGCTTGGCTGGCATTGATTGTCATGTCCTTCCTCATTCCGGACAAATTCTTCATGTTTTGGGGAAACTACGTCTCTTTTGGGGCTGCCATGTTGTTCCTTATCCTTGGTCTCATTTTACTCGTGGACTTGGCACACAGCTGGGCTGAATACTGCCTGGGACAGATCGAAGAGACTGACTCTAGGGTCTGGCGAATCGTCCTTGTTGGTTCAACCTTGGGCATGTACTTGGCATCGATTGCGATGACTGTCGTCCAATACATCTTCTTTGCCCAGGGTAGCTGCACCATGAACCAGACCGCCATCACTGTCAACCTGATTCTCTGGCTGATTATTTCTGTTGTGTCAGTTAACCCCACAGTCCAGGAATACAACCCCAAGGCTGGGTTGGCTCAAGCCGCAATGGTTGCCGTCTACTGCACCTATTTGACAATGTCAGCTGTTTCCATGGAACCTGATGACAAGAACTGCAACCCCCTGGTTCGCGCTCAAGGGACAAGAACCACATCCGTCGTCATTGGTGCCATTGTCACCATGCTTACGGTTGCTTACACCACTACCCGCGCCGCTACTCAAAGCCTTGGCTTGGGAGGCAACGGTAACGGCATTCAACTTCccgaagatgatgagcatgACTTGGTCACGCAGCAACCTATCCATCGTCGTGAAATGCGGGCAGAGGCTCTGCGTCGTGCTGTCGAGGAGGGCAGTCTACCGGCCGATGCGCTACTCTCTGACGACGAGAGCGATGATGGCGCAAATCATgcacatgatgatgagagatCCAGCACTCAGTATAATTACTCAATGTTccacatcatcttcttcctaGCCACGGCATGGGTATCGACACTGCTCACTCTTAATTTCGAGGAGTCTACTCGGGATGGCCAGTTTGCCACCGTTGGCCGTACATATGGTGCAAGCTGGGTCAAGATTGTCAGCGCTTGGATCTGCCATGGAATGTATATCTGGACGCTTGTTGCACCGATTCTGCTTCCTGAGCGGTTTGACTCATAA
- a CDS encoding anp1 domain-containing protein, giving the protein MMPRHHSSGFSNGYPRADTFEISPHRFQPRATLPPHRKRRQTFIRLGIVVVLLVLVIIWFGQPKSVASLISLGLLSGYEDLKLETVRYYDLTTVQGSARGWEREERILLCVPLRDAEQHLPMFFSHLKNFTYPHNLIDLAFLVSDSKDRTLESLVEYLEAIQADPDPKQPYGEISIIEKDFGQKVNQDVESRHGFAAQASRRKLMAQARNWLLSAALRPYHSWVYWRDVDVETAPFTILEDLMRHNKDVIVPNVWRPLPDWLGGEQPYDLNSWQESETALALADTLDEDAVIVEGYAEYATWRPHLAYLRDPYGDPDMEMEIDGVGGVSILAKAGVFRAGVHFPAFSFEKHAETEGFGKMAKRMRFSVVGLPHYTIWHLYEPSVDDIKHMEEMERERIAREKEEEERKIKEQQIKEEFGDANTQWEQDKQQMQDLKDRGSEKEAGLNQGAAAKAAGAIEGQKN; this is encoded by the exons ATGATGCCACGGCATCACTCCAGCGGGTTTTCGAATGGATATCCACGTGCCGACACCTTCGAAATTTCCCCCCATAG ATTCCAGCCGAGAGCTACTCTCCCTCCCCACAGAAAGCGCAGGCAAACATTCATTCGTCTGGGAATAGTCGTGGTTCTGcttgtccttgtcatcaTCTGGTTCGGACAACCCAAATCCGTCGCTTCTCTCATCTCGCTCGGCCTCCTCTCCGGATATGAAGATCTGAAACTTGAAACGGTCCGATACTATGACCTCACCACCGTCCAGGGCAGCGCTCGCGGCTGGGAGCGCGAAGAGCGTATCCTTCTTTGCGTGCCTCTTCGAGATGCCGAGCAGCATCTGCCAATGTTTTTCTCCCATCTGAAGAACTTCACGTACCCTCACAACTTGATCGACCTTGCTTTCCTCGTCTCCGATTCCAAGGATCGAACGCTGGAGTCTCTCGTTGAGTATTTGGAGGCCATCCAGGCCGATCCGGATCCCAAACAGCCGTATGGAGAAATCTCAATTATCGAGAAGGATTTTGGCCAAAAGGTGAACCAAGACGTTGAAAGTCGTCACGGATTTGCTGCTCAGGCAAGCCGTAGAAAGCTCATGGCTCAAGCGCGCAACTGGCTTCTCAGCGCTGCTTTGCGGCCATATCATTCTTGGGTATACTGGCGTGATGTGGATGTTGAAACCGCACCCTTTACGATTTTGGAGGACTTGATGCGACACAACAAGGACGTGATTGTTCCCA ATGTTTGGCGTCCCCTCCCAGACTGGCTTGGCGGCGAGCAGCCCTACGATTTGAACTCGTGGCAAGAATCCGAAACCGCGCTTGCATTAGCCGACACGTTGGACGAAGATGCCGTGATTGTCGAGGGTTATGCCGAATATGCAACATGGAGACCGCATCTCGCCTACTTGCGCGACCCATACGGCGACCCAGatatggaaatggaaattgaCGGAGTTGGAGGTGTCAGTATTTTGGCAAAGGCTGGGGTCTTCCGCGCTGGTGTTCACTTCCCTGCCTTTAGCTTTGAGAAGCACGCCGAAACAGAAGGTTTTGGCAAG ATGGCGAAACGAATGCGGTTCTCCGTTGTTGGATTGCCTCATTATACTATTTGGCATTTGTACGAACCCAGTGTTGACGATATCAAGCATATGGAA GAAatggaaagagaaagaattgCTcgcgagaaggaagaagaagagcgaaagATCAAGGAGCAGCAGATCAAGGAAGAATTTGGTGACGCCAATACTCAATGGGAACAGGacaagcagcagatgcaagacTTGAAAGACCGTGGAAGCGAGAAAGAGGCTGGATTGAATCAGGGCGCAGCCGCAAAGGCAGCAGGGGCTATAGAAGGACAAAAGAATTAA